From Alteromonas sp. BL110:
TAAACTCGATGGTAAGCCCAGTGAAATTACTTACATAATCAATAAGCGGTTGCCACCTTTCAGCCAAGGTTTTGGCTGACTGCTGCGGAACGACAGCGAAAGTCAGCGTTTTCGCGTTAGATGAGAGCGGAAATATAGTAAGACATAGCACTACCAAAATGAACTTTGCTAACCACGACATAATATTTCCCTTCCAATTGACTTACATCGACATGAATTGTTCTAGGACATTCGTTAAATCATGGTTTGAAAAAGGTTTTTGAAGCGTTGCATCAGCGCCGATCTCCAGTGCACGTTCAAGACTAATATCGTCTAAGGCAGAGATAACGATAATTTTTAAGTCTTTGTGCTTGCTCTGCTCTCGAGTGAATTCAATGACACTGTAGCCATCCATGCCTGGCATACTCAGGTCGAGGGTCATTACTTTAGGTTCATACTGGCTTAACATGATACCGGCTTGGAACCCGCCGGTCGCGATATATGAATCAAACCCTGCACGTCTAGCTACGCGCTGTATTGATTTCGCTACGGGCATTTCGTCGTCTACAATGAGAACAGATGGCGAAGCAATGCCTTTGAGCGCGTCAGGGATTGGCATGTCGTGACGTTCAAGGAACTCAATAAAGTCTTCGACCAGAATACGATTGTTACCACGCCCCGGAAGCTTAAAGCCCTTTAGCTTCCCGCTTTCAATCCATCGAATTACAGTGCGAAGATTCACATCGCAATATGAAGCTATATCGCCAGAGGTTAAGGTTTTCATATCTAAGCCTTGTAGATTTATTAATCAGAATTATAGACGCTGTACTACAAGGAGACAAAGTAGACAAAAGGATGAAATGTGACATTTGTGACAGTATTTTTGCAAAATCAGACCTGCAAACTACCTTGCTAATGTTTATGAGAGATCTACTTTTGGCCCAACGACTCCCGACACATCTTCGTGATCCTTACTCTAAAACTAGAAGTAACTTCAAGATAGGTCAACAGCGGCTCAAACAATAGCTTGCTTTTAGTCAACGAAACCCCATCATTATTTTATCAATGTGTTAAGAGTGAAAAAGATTATGACAACCCCTGCAATTGAGATGGTAGACGGCCTACCAATTTTTTCAGCTATTGAGCCTGACTCTATTAAGCCTGCTATCGAAAAAGCAATCGACGCTTGTAAAAGTGAGATAGAGGAAGTGGTAGCGTCGAATGATTACTCTTACAAGAATTTAGTATTACGCCTTGAAGAGGTAGACGACCGCTTAAGTAAAATGTTTTCACCTGTGTCTCATATGAACAGCGTAGTAAGCAGCGATGAATTGCGCGAGGCGCATGATGCGTGTTTGCCCCTTTTATCTGAATACGGTACTTGGGTAGGCCAGCACGAAGGTCTTTACAATGCGTATGCATCACTTAAAGCGTCGGACGAGTTTGAAACCTTAAGTGAAGAGCAACAGAAAGTAATCGAGAACGCGGTACGCGACTTTACGCTTTCAGGTGTTGCCTTGCCTGCACAGCAGAAAAAACGTTTTGCAGAAATTCAGGCGAAACTTAGTGAGTTGTCGTCGACTTTCTCAAACAACGTGATGGATGCCACTATGGGCTGGACTAAACACATCACCGATGAATCTGAGCTTGCGGGTATGCCAGAGTCAGCCCTTGAAGCGGCAGCGCAAGCAGCGCATCAAAAAGACTTGCAAGGGTGGTTGTTCACCCTAGATATTCCATCTTATTTGCCGGTTATGCTTTACGCCGATAATCGTGAACTTCGCGAAGAAATGTATCGTGCTTATTCAACCAAAGCGTCTGACCAAGGGCCAAATGCCGGTAAGTGGGATAATACCGATATTATCAAAGAGACCTTAACACTGCGCACTGAGCTTGCTGAACTATTGGGCTTTTCAAGCTATGCGGAGCGTTCACTGGCAACTAAAATGGCAAATTCTACCGAGCAGGTTATAGGCTTCTTACGTGATTTGGCGGCTAAGTCTAAACCTCAGGCTGAAAAGGAGCTTGAAGAAGTAATAGCGTATGCGAAAGACAAACACGGTGTTTCTGAACTAGCAGCGTGGGATTTGCCATACTACAGCGAAAAATTAAAGCAAGAAAAGTACACCATTTCTGATGAAATGCTGCGCCCTTATTTCCCTGAAGACAAAGTGCTCTCAGGTCTTTTTGAAGTAGTACATCGCCTATACGGTTTGAAAATTATTGAGCAGCCTGGCATCGACACTTGGCATAAAGATGTGCGTTATTTCACTATAACCGACGATGCCGACGCGTTACGTGGTAGCTTTTACCTAGACTTGTACGCACGCGCTAAAAAACGGGGCGGAGCATGGATGGATGAATGCCGTGTACGTCGTGAAAAGATGGATGGTGAATTACAGCTGCCAGTGGCGTATTTGACATGTAACTTCAATGCCCCTGTTGGCGATAAGCCTGCACTGTTTACCCATGATGAAGTGGTGACCTTGTTCCACGAGTTCGGTCATGGCATTCACCACATGCTCACTAAAATGCGCGTTGCTGGTGTCTCGGGTATTAACGGCGTGCCGTGGGATGCTGTTGAATTGCCAAGCCAGTTTTTAGAAAACTGGTGTTGGGAAGAAGACGCCCTTAACTTTATTTCTGGTCACTATGAGACCGGTGAGCCGCTTCCGGCTGATTTGCTTGATCGCATGCTTGCCGCCCGTGATTATCAGTCTGCTATGCAGATGGTTCGTCAACTTGAATTCAGCCTGTTCGATTTCTTACTGCACAGTGAGAAAGGCAGCGAAGTAGACGTGCAGGGCATATTAGACAAAGTGCGCGAAGAAGTTGCCGTAGTCATACCGCCATCGTTTAATCGCTTCCAAAATGGTTTCGGACACATATTTGCAGGTGGATATGCGGCGGGCTATTACAGCTACAAATGGGCAGAAGTACTCTCAGCTGACGCGTACAGCAAGTTTGAAGAAGATGGCATTTTCAATCGCGACACAGGCAAAGCCTTTTTAGAAAACATTCTAGAAATGGGCGGCAGTAAGCCTCCTATGGATTTATTTGTTGCCTTTAGAGGGCGCGAGCCAAAAGTAGACGCCTTGCTTCGACATAGCGGCATTAAAGGCTAAGCGGATATGGTTGAGTCTAAGGCAGAGCCTTTTTTATCTATATACCGCCGAGCGTGCGAGCGAAAAGGCGGTGAAAGGGGGCTTGAGGCAATGCTTCAAGCACCGCTTTCTAAAGCGCAAATTGAAGCCATTAGTGATGATCGTTTTCTAGCGGCAATGACTAAGCAAGTTTTTAAATCTGGCTTTGTTTGGCGAGTCATAGAACAAAAGTGGCCAGCTTTTGAAGATGTATTTTTTGGTTTCAATATTGATAAAGTGTTGTTGATGCCAGATGAAATGCTAGAGCAGAAAGCGTCAGACAAGCGCATCGTTCGTAACTATAAAAAAGTGATGACAGTGCGCGACAATGCCATGATGATCAAAGATGTCGCTATGGAATACGGTAGCTTTGGCAAATTTGCAGCTAGCTTTGATAAAGACAATATCACCGAGCTTTGGGCCTTTTTAAAAAAGCGCGGCGCGCGATTAGGTGGCAATACAGGTCCGTACATGCTTCGCGCTCTGGGTGTTGATACTTTTTTGTTTTCTCGTGACGTTGAAGATTACCTTCGCAAAAATGAGATTATAGATGGCGGGTTAACATCGAAAAAGTCGTTGTCGGCAGCCAATGTCGCATTTGCTCAATGGCATAAAGAAAGCGGTCGTTCGCTACAAGAAATTAGTGCTATTGTAGCTTTTAGCTGGGGCACGAATAATCTTACGGCTTAGTACGAGTTAGGATTGTATAGGGCATGCTAGCGTATCTCAAAGGCAGGCATGCACCTAGCAAGCTCACTTAAAAAGCAAGCGAACAGGTAGGTTTGCATTATAAGGCAGACGGGCATAAAGCTTTTGCTTCAGCACACAATCCTATACACTTCGGCATTAATAAAAATATTCAAATTACAGGACTGTCATGAGCGACAATCAAACTCCCGCTACGCAAGCAGACTCTGCAATCGACAATGCTAACGAGCATACGACGCACTTCGGTTTTAAGCAGGTAGACAAAGGGCAAAAAGCTTCTTTAGTTGCTAATGTTTTTGACTCTGTTGCTGCGAAGTACGACGTAATGAACGACTTTATGTCAATGGGAGTACATCGTTTATGGAAGCGATTTACCATTGATTGCAGCGGTGTTCGCGCGGGCAATAAAGTACTGGATATTGCGGGAGGCACTGGCGATTTAACGGCTAAGTTTTCTCGTTTGGTAGGTCCCACAGGGCGCGTAACCTTAGCTGATATTAATTTGTCTATGTTAAAGGTAGGTCGTGATAAATTGCGTGACCGCGGTTTGGTTAGCAATATTGATTATGTGCAAGCTGACGCGGAAGCACTGCCGTTTCCTGACAACCATTTCGATGTTGTGACCATGGCATTTGGTCTTCGAAACGTGACGGAAAAGCAAAACGCGCTAAATTCTATTTTCCGCGTGTTAAAACCAGGCGGCCGTTTACTGGTATTAGAATTTTCTAAGCCTACGTCAGAGCAGCTCAGCAAACTTTACGACATGTATTCGTTCCACATCTTGCCCAAAATGGGGCAGCTGGTGGCAAACGATGCAGAAAGCTACCAATATCTTGCAGAAAGCATCCGTATGCACCCAGATCAAGAAACCTTAAAAGGGATGTTTGAACAGGCGGGCTTTGAACAATGTGATTACCAAAACCTAACCGGCGGTATTGTGGCTCTGCACAGAGGCTACAAGTTTTAATGCCTACTTCAGCGCTTGTTACCGCTACGGTTGAATCGGCTCTAAACAAACTGCTGTCTTTAGATGAAGGCAGCGAAAAAAAGCTAAAAGCCCTCAATGGCGCCAGGCTTACGGCGTTTGTTTCGCCGCTGCCTTACGGTATCACCTTGTCTTTTTCTGATCGTGTCGACGTGCTAAGCGAACAGGGCTCGTTTGAAGATGCTGTGGCGTCGCTTGGAGCAAAAGACTGCTGTATTAAAACGTCGCTACAGACCTTGCCAGAGTTAAAAGAAACCAGCCAATTGACTCGCCTCATTCAACAAAAAGCACTCTTTTTAGAAGGGGAGCTCAACGTCGCTCAGCAAGTCAGCGCCTTATTTCAGCAGCTCGATATCGACGTTGAAGAGTTGCTCGCGCAAAAGACCAATGACGTTATTGCCCACCAAACCGTGAAAACGGTAAAAACAGTGCATGAAAAATCGATGACGGCGCTAGCGTCTTTGGCGAAGGTCTTCGGCAATGCCGTGGTAGAAGAAAAACAGCTAGCAGCACATAAGCTTGCGGTAATGCACTTCAGTGATGAAGTGAATGTGCTTCGCGATAGGGCAGAGAGTGCCGAAGCAAGATTGCGTCGTTTAGAAGAAAAACTTAAGTAATATTGAGAGAAGCAGGCTCATAAATGCGTATTGTTAGGTTATACCGAATTAACAAGGTATTGTTGGAACACGGCTTAGATGAACTTATTCCAGCAAAGTGGTTACCCTGGTACGCGCGAATTATGCGCCATGCCATTTTTTGGGTGCGCAATAAGCATAAAGGGAAATCACCTGGCGAGCGCATTACTCTTGCATTGCAAAACCTTGGGCCGGTCTTTATCAAGTTTGGTCAAATGCTGTCTACACGCCGCGATTTGCTTCCCCCTGCCATTGCTAATGAGCTTGCCCGCTTACAAGATAAAGTACCTCCATTCTCGTCAGACGCTGCACAAAATATCATTAAGCAGGCACTAGGGCTGTCTGATTTAAAAGAGTTATTTAGCGAGTTTGAAACCGCACCACTTGCGTCGGCTTCTATTGCGCAAGTTCATGCAGCAAAGTTAAAGCACAATAACGAAGACGTTGTAGTAAAGGTATTAAGGCCAGATATTCGCGATACCATAGTGGCAGATATGGAGCTACTGTTTAGCTTAGCGAATGTTCTACAGCGTTGGTTGCCAGACGGCAAGCGCTTACGGCCGGTAGAAGTTGTCGTGGAATACCGTAAAACTATTGTCGATGAGCTCGATTTACTGCGTGAGTCGGCAAACGGTATCCAGCTAGGTCGTAATTTTGAGGGCTCAGACGCCTTATATGTACCTAAGATTTACAGCGACTACTGTCGCAGTAATGTATTGGTTATGGAGCGTATTTACGGCTTACCTATTTCTAATATCGATGCTTTGCTGACACAAAATACTAATATGAAAAAGTTAGCAGAACGCGGGGTTGAAGTGTTTTTTACCCAAGTATTTCGCGACAGCTTTTTCCATGCTGATATGCACCCAGGCAACATTTTTGTATCTACGGAACATCCTCAGAATCCAAAATATATCGCTATCGATTTTGGCATCGTAGGCACGCTTAACCGCGAAGATAAACGTTATTTGGCCGAAAACTTTATTGCATTTTTTAACCGCGATTATCGCAAGGTGGCGCAGCTTCACGCCGACTCAGGTTGGGTGCCGCAAGACACCAATATCGATGAATTCGAGATGGCCATTCGCACAGTATGCGAACCTATTTTTCAAAAGCCCTTGGCAGAAATATCATTTGGTAACGTACTGCTGCAGCTATTCAATACGGCTCGTCGTTTCAATATGGTAGTACAGCCTCAGCTTGTACTGCTGCAAAAAACACTGCTTTATATTGAAGGACTGGGGCGTCAGCTCTACCCCCAGCTCGATTTATGGAAAACCGCCAAGCCGTTCCTTGAAAACTGGATGAAAGAGCAAATTGGCTTTACGGCCATGATGGGGAAAGTGAAAGACAACCTACCTTTCTGGTCTGAAAAACTTCCCGAAATGCCGGACCTGCTTTACGATAGTTTGCAGCAAATGAAGCGCTTGCCTTTGCAACAGCAAAGAGCACATTTGGCACTGATACAAGAACAAAAGAAAACAACTCAGACCACTCATTTGAGCCTAGTAGGTGCAACCTTTGTACTGATGTCAGCTATATTGCCAATTTACGATTTATCATGGTATTTCCCTGCAGTTACAGGCGTAATTGGTGCACTTTGTTGGTATTTAGCGTGGCGGAAAGGGCTGTGATTTTTGTTACGCTGCGGTGAAATATTTATGAAATCCGTAGTTAATTGATTAATTTGTATAGTAATCGTCCCGAAGAGTGTTATAGTGGTTACGGCTTTAAGCCAAAGTCTTTAAATAGACGCGATTTTGTATTATTTGCTATATGTAAAACCACTCGAGTTACCCGGTAATTTGTTGTAAGTTGTTTGTCCATTCGTAAGTAAGACCCAATACTCCGCCAATTTGAAGACTCTAAAGAACTTTGTTACACGCGCTTATGCGCAATTTAATACGATATTTGAGGTCTATACGACATGTCTAAAGTTACAGGCACAGTTAAGTGGTTCAACGCTGATAAAGGTTACGGTTTCCTAACTCAGGATAACGGCGGCAAGGACGTTTTCGTTCATTTCCGTGCGATCATCTCTGACGGTTACAAAACGCTTCCAGAAGGTCAGCGAGTAGAATTTGAAGTTGAAGAAGGTCAAAAAGGTCTTCAAGCTGCTAACGTGCAAGCTATCTAAGAATTCAAAAACGGCGGTCATTTGACCGCCGTTTTTCTTTCTATCGTTTACATTCCTCACGCTCACACTACTCGCGTAAATAAGCTTTCAGTTAATATCACGTTTAACGAATGGCCCTTTTCAAACTAGTTTAAAACGTAGCTACCCTAACCATCTATTGTCTTCACAATAAAAACTACTAGCTAACCCCATTATATTTCATGCTTGCCGTATATTACTGATATCAATCCACAGCGGTATTGCGTAGTCATGGCGTTTAATGCTTTACTCATCACAACGACCATTTAGGTTACTTCAGGGAGTGCTTTATGCGCATGATATCAATTATTCGATCCTCACTGGCTGCTGTACTATTTCTTATTTGTTCAAACTCTATTTATGCTGCTCAGGCAAATGAGCGAGTCGCTGAAAACGCGGTTTTAGCGACTGTGCTAAATACCGAAATCCGCATGAACGACGTAATGCCTAGCGAAAAAGAGCGCAAGAACTTGAAGCAGCAGTCGAAAGACAATTATACCGAAATGCTTGAATATGTTGTCCGTGTTAATGCGTCTAACAAAATTTATGAGCTTGTATTAGAGGACTATGCAAAGCAAAAAGGTATTACTGTTAATCAAACACTGGTGAGTAAGTTTATTGAGAAGTTTGAAAGTCAGGTTTCAGGTGAATCTGCAACGAAACCCATTAAAGAAATAGCGGCCAAGCAGGTTATGCAATTTTACACAGAAAAAGCGATGTATGAAGAGTTTGGAGGGCGCGTTATTTTTCGTCAGTCTAACCCGCAAATGCCGATTGACGCTTATAATACACTGTTATCTCGCTATCGCGACGAAAGTAAACTCAACATAATAGATGAGGACTTGCGCGATGCATTTTGGGATGTATTTGCGCCTCCCTTTCAATTCGAAATAGCACCGGAAAATGTCGACTTTAATCAGCCCTGGTGGCTTTAGATGGTGAGTTTAGTTAGTAGCATTTAAAAAAGGCTTTAATTAGCACCCTAAAAAGTAAAGTGCCTGACGAAATTCCTTAAAAAACTAAAAATTTTGAAAAAAGGCAACACCTCACTATGCGTAGTGAAAATACAAGCAGTATAGACACAATCGACAAAGCCATTTTGGCCATTCTTCAGAATAATGCTGATACGCCTGTGGCAGAAATTGCCGAGCAAGTCGGGCTAACAGTAACGCCCTGCTGGCGACGTATTCAAAAGCTAGAAGGAAAGGGTGTAATCTCCAAGCGAGTGGCGTTATTGCAAGCAAAACAGTTAGGCCTTGCAATGACGGTTTTCGTTCAGGTAAAAGCAGGAAGGCATGATGGAAAGTGGCTAGCAAGCTTCGCTAAACACGCGGCGTCTTTTGATGAAGTCGTTGAATGTTATCGCATGTCCGGCGAATACGACTACCTGCTAAAAGTACTTGTTACCGATATGGATTGCTTTGATCATTTTTATAAGCGATTGGTTAACGGTATAGAGTTTTCAGACGTCACGTCAAGCTTTGCAATGGAGCAGATTAAGTACACAACCTCAGTGCCGTTAAACCACGTTTAAAATGCAAAAAAAAATGGGGCCGGTTTGACGGGCCCCATATAAATTAATGATTTTGTTCTTCAACGTGCTGGTCGGCAAATATCTTGGATTTCTTTTTAATTTTACATCCTAAGATACGCTGCGCATTTTTACGGCCGATATAGTGGGCGACTGTATAGGGGTGCGCGCGTTTGAAGAACCGTGAGAACGAATGGAATACATTTTCCATAGTATTGGCTCCTTCTGTAAAAAATTGCCCCAAATAAAATATAGTAATATTACAGTTTGATGTCAACAAAATATTGCCTGAGTTATCGTAGAAATTTCGTTCACATGGTAAGGATAGACTAGCGGGCGCTGATCATCCTCTATTCATTGGTATACATTGGTTGCTTGAACGGATCATATTTTGATCGCAGATTTTCAGATTGAGCCAATGAGCAACTAATAATAGTCGCCGCAAATGCCGCATGACAGGAAGGGAGTCGGAGACAGCAAAAACTCGCAACGTATAGGGTTAAGTATAGCGCTGAATAGAAAGTGAACACCACTGACTTTCAATGATGTTCACTATTGTTTTGAGTAATTGGGATCTACTGCGATCCCATCAATGTGTGTTAGTAGTAAGACAGCTTTTCCGATTTGCCGGAGAAAATCTTATATACCATGGCCGTATAGGCCAAAATAATAGGAACAACAATAACTACGCCAACTAGCAAGAAACGCAGAGAGTTAGCGTCGCTGAGCGCATCCATCACCGTCATTTGCCCAGGTATAATAAACGGGTAGTAGCTAATGCCAAATGCGGTAAAGCAAAGTAAAAATATAAGTAAGGCAATAAAGAACGGGAGCCATTCGCCTTTACCTTGCGCGCTAGGCAGTTTCTTGAGCAACACACCACACAATGCTAAAAGGGCGAAACAAGCTACGGGTATTGCGAATAGCACATAGCCCCAAGGTGCTGATAGCCATAAATCTCGCACATCGTCGTGTAAGGTTAGGTTTGCGATACTTA
This genomic window contains:
- the ubiB gene encoding ubiquinone biosynthesis regulatory protein kinase UbiB; translated protein: MRIVRLYRINKVLLEHGLDELIPAKWLPWYARIMRHAIFWVRNKHKGKSPGERITLALQNLGPVFIKFGQMLSTRRDLLPPAIANELARLQDKVPPFSSDAAQNIIKQALGLSDLKELFSEFETAPLASASIAQVHAAKLKHNNEDVVVKVLRPDIRDTIVADMELLFSLANVLQRWLPDGKRLRPVEVVVEYRKTIVDELDLLRESANGIQLGRNFEGSDALYVPKIYSDYCRSNVLVMERIYGLPISNIDALLTQNTNMKKLAERGVEVFFTQVFRDSFFHADMHPGNIFVSTEHPQNPKYIAIDFGIVGTLNREDKRYLAENFIAFFNRDYRKVAQLHADSGWVPQDTNIDEFEMAIRTVCEPIFQKPLAEISFGNVLLQLFNTARRFNMVVQPQLVLLQKTLLYIEGLGRQLYPQLDLWKTAKPFLENWMKEQIGFTAMMGKVKDNLPFWSEKLPEMPDLLYDSLQQMKRLPLQQQRAHLALIQEQKKTTQTTHLSLVGATFVLMSAILPIYDLSWYFPAVTGVIGALCWYLAWRKGL
- a CDS encoding response regulator, with amino-acid sequence MKTLTSGDIASYCDVNLRTVIRWIESGKLKGFKLPGRGNNRILVEDFIEFLERHDMPIPDALKGIASPSVLIVDDEMPVAKSIQRVARRAGFDSYIATGGFQAGIMLSQYEPKVMTLDLSMPGMDGYSVIEFTREQSKHKDLKIIVISALDDISLERALEIGADATLQKPFSNHDLTNVLEQFMSM
- the cspE gene encoding transcription antiterminator/RNA stability regulator CspE encodes the protein MSKVTGTVKWFNADKGYGFLTQDNGGKDVFVHFRAIISDGYKTLPEGQRVEFEVEEGQKGLQAANVQAI
- a CDS encoding DNA-3-methyladenine glycosylase I, with the translated sequence MVESKAEPFLSIYRRACERKGGERGLEAMLQAPLSKAQIEAISDDRFLAAMTKQVFKSGFVWRVIEQKWPAFEDVFFGFNIDKVLLMPDEMLEQKASDKRIVRNYKKVMTVRDNAMMIKDVAMEYGSFGKFAASFDKDNITELWAFLKKRGARLGGNTGPYMLRALGVDTFLFSRDVEDYLRKNEIIDGGLTSKKSLSAANVAFAQWHKESGRSLQEISAIVAFSWGTNNLTA
- a CDS encoding Lrp/AsnC family transcriptional regulator encodes the protein MRSENTSSIDTIDKAILAILQNNADTPVAEIAEQVGLTVTPCWRRIQKLEGKGVISKRVALLQAKQLGLAMTVFVQVKAGRHDGKWLASFAKHAASFDEVVECYRMSGEYDYLLKVLVTDMDCFDHFYKRLVNGIEFSDVTSSFAMEQIKYTTSVPLNHV
- the prlC gene encoding oligopeptidase A → MTTPAIEMVDGLPIFSAIEPDSIKPAIEKAIDACKSEIEEVVASNDYSYKNLVLRLEEVDDRLSKMFSPVSHMNSVVSSDELREAHDACLPLLSEYGTWVGQHEGLYNAYASLKASDEFETLSEEQQKVIENAVRDFTLSGVALPAQQKKRFAEIQAKLSELSSTFSNNVMDATMGWTKHITDESELAGMPESALEAAAQAAHQKDLQGWLFTLDIPSYLPVMLYADNRELREEMYRAYSTKASDQGPNAGKWDNTDIIKETLTLRTELAELLGFSSYAERSLATKMANSTEQVIGFLRDLAAKSKPQAEKELEEVIAYAKDKHGVSELAAWDLPYYSEKLKQEKYTISDEMLRPYFPEDKVLSGLFEVVHRLYGLKIIEQPGIDTWHKDVRYFTITDDADALRGSFYLDLYARAKKRGGAWMDECRVRREKMDGELQLPVAYLTCNFNAPVGDKPALFTHDEVVTLFHEFGHGIHHMLTKMRVAGVSGINGVPWDAVELPSQFLENWCWEEDALNFISGHYETGEPLPADLLDRMLAARDYQSAMQMVRQLEFSLFDFLLHSEKGSEVDVQGILDKVREEVAVVIPPSFNRFQNGFGHIFAGGYAAGYYSYKWAEVLSADAYSKFEEDGIFNRDTGKAFLENILEMGGSKPPMDLFVAFRGREPKVDALLRHSGIKG
- a CDS encoding ubiquinone biosynthesis accessory factor UbiJ gives rise to the protein MPTSALVTATVESALNKLLSLDEGSEKKLKALNGARLTAFVSPLPYGITLSFSDRVDVLSEQGSFEDAVASLGAKDCCIKTSLQTLPELKETSQLTRLIQQKALFLEGELNVAQQVSALFQQLDIDVEELLAQKTNDVIAHQTVKTVKTVHEKSMTALASLAKVFGNAVVEEKQLAAHKLAVMHFSDEVNVLRDRAESAEARLRRLEEKLK
- the ubiE gene encoding bifunctional demethylmenaquinone methyltransferase/2-methoxy-6-polyprenyl-1,4-benzoquinol methylase UbiE, yielding MSDNQTPATQADSAIDNANEHTTHFGFKQVDKGQKASLVANVFDSVAAKYDVMNDFMSMGVHRLWKRFTIDCSGVRAGNKVLDIAGGTGDLTAKFSRLVGPTGRVTLADINLSMLKVGRDKLRDRGLVSNIDYVQADAEALPFPDNHFDVVTMAFGLRNVTEKQNALNSIFRVLKPGGRLLVLEFSKPTSEQLSKLYDMYSFHILPKMGQLVANDAESYQYLAESIRMHPDQETLKGMFEQAGFEQCDYQNLTGGIVALHRGYKF